Proteins encoded together in one Fimbriiglobus ruber window:
- a CDS encoding sigma-54-dependent transcriptional regulator, giving the protein MPSLPPHVPPATDDPLRVLVIDDDRNLAEAIAESLERKGHACTVVHTGKAGTAQIEREEFDVVLTDLRMADLGGLDVVRKVREHLPDAEVYVITGYGEVKTAVEAMRLGAAHYLLKPIDMVELRAIVDKSAEKVRLARANRELRQQLDEKFGYEGVIGNGPKMQQVLRMLKAYAPTAAPVLIFGENGTGKELAAKALHTNGPRKNKAFVTMNCAALNENLLDDDMFGHEDGSYTGAKGARKGRFEHATGGTLFLDEVGDMPLSLQAKLLRVLENGEVVRIGANDPIRVDVRIIAATNRNLEAMVEDGKFRRDLYHRLKVGVVRLPALRDRKDDLPVLTSHFLKDLAHKYGKKPPGLAESVRKAFAAYEWPGNVRELRNVLESMIVLDGDAVLGPDDLPEDAGPAQAGLSATPGGSTASGSDYLVGRPLAEVERYYMERALDLADGNRETAAEMLQIGERTLYRKLQEWKKEDEQKKTAGA; this is encoded by the coding sequence ATGCCCTCCCTCCCGCCGCACGTCCCGCCTGCAACCGACGACCCGCTGCGCGTGCTGGTGATCGACGACGACCGAAACCTGGCCGAGGCGATCGCCGAGAGCCTGGAGCGGAAGGGACATGCCTGTACGGTCGTTCACACGGGTAAGGCCGGGACCGCCCAAATCGAGCGGGAAGAGTTCGATGTCGTCCTGACCGACCTGCGGATGGCGGACCTGGGCGGGCTCGACGTCGTGCGGAAGGTTCGCGAACACCTGCCGGATGCCGAGGTGTACGTCATCACAGGGTACGGGGAGGTCAAGACGGCCGTCGAGGCGATGCGGCTCGGGGCCGCTCACTACCTGCTCAAGCCGATCGACATGGTCGAACTCCGGGCCATCGTGGACAAGTCGGCCGAGAAGGTCCGGCTCGCCCGGGCGAACCGCGAACTCCGCCAGCAACTCGACGAGAAGTTCGGCTACGAGGGCGTGATCGGGAACGGGCCGAAGATGCAGCAAGTTCTCCGCATGCTCAAGGCTTACGCCCCAACCGCCGCCCCGGTGCTGATCTTCGGCGAAAACGGCACCGGGAAGGAACTCGCCGCGAAGGCGCTGCACACGAACGGACCGCGGAAGAACAAGGCGTTCGTAACCATGAACTGCGCCGCCCTCAACGAGAACCTGCTCGACGACGACATGTTCGGCCACGAAGACGGGTCGTACACCGGGGCGAAGGGGGCGCGGAAGGGCCGATTCGAGCACGCGACCGGCGGCACCCTGTTTCTCGACGAAGTCGGTGATATGCCACTATCACTTCAGGCGAAGCTGTTGCGCGTGCTGGAAAACGGCGAGGTCGTGCGGATCGGGGCGAATGACCCGATCCGGGTGGACGTTCGCATCATCGCGGCCACGAACCGAAACCTGGAGGCGATGGTCGAAGACGGGAAGTTTCGCCGCGACTTGTACCACCGGCTCAAAGTCGGCGTCGTCCGCCTCCCCGCCCTCCGCGACCGCAAGGACGACCTGCCCGTCCTGACGAGCCACTTCCTGAAGGATCTCGCGCATAAATACGGCAAGAAGCCGCCGGGACTCGCGGAGTCGGTTCGCAAGGCGTTCGCTGCTTATGAATGGCCCGGAAACGTCCGCGAGTTGCGGAACGTGCTGGAAAGCATGATCGTCCTGGACGGCGATGCGGTTCTGGGTCCGGACGACCTGCCCGAAGACGCCGGGCCAGCTCAGGCGGGGCTTTCGGCAACTCCCGGTGGCTCCACGGCGTCCGGGTCCGATTACCTCGTCGGTCGCCCGCTGGCGGAGGTCGAACGGTACTACATGGAGCGGGCTCTCGACCTTGCCGACGGCAACCGCGAGACGGCGGCCGAAATGCTCCAGATCGGCGAACGGACCTTGTACCGGAAGCTGCAAGAGTGGAAAAAGGAAGACGAGCAGAAAAAGACCGCGGGAGCCTGA
- a CDS encoding Uma2 family endonuclease, with product MATVPDIRAEEIEYPSSDGKPVAETDIHIDVLLDVRSRLKARFADRDDVYVAGNMLVYYAEGQPRVSLAPDGFVVFGVPNHRRKVFKTWAEGKFPSVVFEFTSKSTQNEDLEEKFDIYQNIWKVSEYFLFDPEEEYLDPSLLGYRMSRGELKPIKPVRFRLTSKALGLTLARDGTRLVLRDAETGEELLTPDAIAARQERARDLAERARDLAELAHLRGELTRQGAELAQIRAELAALRQKPSSP from the coding sequence ATGGCAACCGTGCCGGACATCCGGGCCGAGGAAATCGAGTACCCTTCGTCGGACGGGAAACCGGTGGCCGAAACCGACATCCACATCGACGTGTTGCTCGACGTGCGGAGCCGGCTGAAGGCCCGCTTCGCGGATCGGGACGACGTCTACGTGGCGGGCAACATGCTCGTCTATTATGCCGAAGGCCAACCGAGGGTGTCGCTCGCACCGGACGGTTTTGTTGTGTTTGGGGTTCCGAATCACCGCCGGAAGGTGTTCAAGACGTGGGCCGAAGGGAAGTTCCCTTCAGTCGTGTTCGAGTTCACTTCAAAATCAACTCAAAACGAAGATCTCGAAGAAAAATTCGATATCTATCAGAACATTTGGAAGGTGTCCGAATATTTTCTCTTCGATCCGGAAGAAGAATATCTGGATCCGTCATTACTCGGATACCGGATGAGCCGCGGTGAACTCAAGCCGATCAAGCCGGTCCGATTCAGGCTTACGAGTAAAGCGCTCGGCTTGACTCTCGCTCGCGATGGCACCCGATTGGTTCTCCGAGACGCCGAGACGGGCGAGGAACTACTAACGCCAGACGCGATTGCCGCTCGCCAAGAGCGCGCCCGCGATCTGGCCGAACGCGCCCGCGATCTGGCCGAACTGGCTCACTTGCGCGGAGAACTGACCCGCCAGGGAGCAGAGCTAGCTCAAATTCGCGCCGAACTCGCTGCCCTACGCCAAAAACCATCATCGCCCTGA